One Aliiroseovarius sediminilitoris DNA window includes the following coding sequences:
- a CDS encoding GcrA family cell cycle regulator: MSWTDERVEILKKMWGEGQSASVIAKELGGVTRNAVIGKVHRLGLSNRSGGGSKAPAKEKAAPKTAAKAKTPPKKATPKKEAEPASKPAADIKPIPARKQIIPAGQPLPPQPSANEISPEALASVREVEKGAKKLNLMELTERTCKWPIGDPATEDFWFCGLTVQQGKPYCEAHVGVAFQPMSSRRDRKR, from the coding sequence ATGTCCTGGACCGACGAGCGCGTTGAAATCCTGAAAAAGATGTGGGGCGAGGGGCAATCCGCCTCGGTCATCGCAAAAGAACTTGGTGGCGTTACCCGCAATGCCGTGATCGGCAAGGTGCATCGCCTTGGCCTGTCGAACCGGTCCGGTGGTGGGTCGAAAGCACCTGCCAAGGAAAAGGCCGCACCAAAAACAGCGGCCAAGGCGAAGACCCCACCGAAAAAAGCGACCCCGAAGAAAGAGGCGGAGCCCGCCTCCAAGCCCGCTGCGGATATCAAACCCATCCCGGCGCGCAAACAGATCATCCCGGCAGGCCAACCCCTGCCGCCGCAACCTTCGGCGAATGAGATCAGCCCCGAGGCGCTGGCCTCGGTGCGCGAAGTCGAAAAGGGCGCGAAAAAACTGAACCTGATGGAGCTGACCGAGCGGACCTGCAAATGGCCCATCGGCGACCCCGCGACCGAGGATTTCTGGTTTTGCGGCCTGACTGTGCAACAGGGCAAACCCTATTGCGAGGCGCATGTGGGCGTAGCGTTCCAGCCGATGTCCTCGCGCCGCGACCGCAAACGGTAA
- the argF gene encoding ornithine carbamoyltransferase has protein sequence MTHFLDINKTDKADLTSMMSEAHRIKQARAGKPKGALDDEQPLKDHMVALIFEKPSTRTRVSFDVGVRQMGGQTMVLSGSEMQLGHGETVADTARVLSRYVDMIMIRTFEEATLLEMAEYADVPVINGLTNRSHPCQIMADILTYEEHRGPIAGKKVVWAGDGNNVCASFLHAAGQFGFDVTFTGPEVLDPETVFVQEARAKGANIEIVRDPVQAVDGADLIVADTWVSMHDAPSARERRHNLLRPYQINDALMAHAKPDALFMHCLPAHREEEVTNAVMDGPQSVIFDEAENRLHAQKAVMRWCMGA, from the coding sequence ATGACGCATTTTCTTGATATCAACAAAACCGACAAAGCCGATCTGACCAGCATGATGTCCGAGGCGCATCGCATCAAGCAAGCCCGCGCAGGCAAGCCCAAAGGGGCTTTGGACGATGAACAGCCGCTGAAAGACCATATGGTCGCGCTGATCTTTGAAAAGCCCTCGACCCGGACCCGCGTCAGCTTCGATGTGGGTGTGCGACAAATGGGTGGGCAGACGATGGTTCTGTCCGGCTCGGAAATGCAGTTGGGGCACGGCGAGACGGTGGCCGACACTGCCCGCGTGCTGAGCCGCTATGTCGACATGATCATGATCCGCACCTTTGAAGAAGCGACACTGCTCGAGATGGCGGAATATGCCGATGTGCCGGTGATCAACGGGCTGACCAACCGTTCGCACCCCTGTCAGATCATGGCGGATATCCTGACCTACGAAGAACATCGCGGGCCAATTGCGGGCAAGAAAGTCGTCTGGGCGGGGGACGGCAACAATGTCTGTGCCTCGTTCCTGCATGCGGCGGGCCAGTTTGGGTTTGACGTGACTTTCACCGGACCGGAGGTGTTGGACCCCGAAACGGTGTTTGTGCAAGAGGCGCGTGCCAAGGGTGCCAATATCGAGATCGTGCGCGATCCGGTGCAGGCCGTGGATGGGGCCGATCTGATCGTGGCTGATACATGGGTTTCGATGCACGACGCGCCCTCGGCGCGGGAACGTCGCCACAATCTGCTGCGCCCTTACCAGATCAACGATGCACTGATGGCCCATGCCAAACCGGATGCATTGTTCATGCATTGCCTGCCGGCCCACCGCGAGGAAGAAGTGACCAATGCGGTCATGGACGGCCCGCAATCGGTGATCTTTGACGAGGCCGAGAACCGGCTTCACGCGCAGAAAGCGGTCATGCGCTGGTGTATGGGCGCCTAG
- the rimO gene encoding 30S ribosomal protein S12 methylthiotransferase RimO: protein MTYPVNPPNLRPDLAPKARFSEPKRDGQPTIGMVSLGCPKALVDSERILTRLRAEGYAISPDYTGADAVIVNTCGFLDSAKAESLEAIGEALNENGRVIVTGCLGAEEDYIRGAHPSVLAVTGPHQYEQVLDAVHGAVPPSPDPFVDLLPATGVSLTPRHYSYLKISEGCNHKCKFCIIPDMRGKLASRPAHAVIREAEKLVEAGVKELLVISQDTSAYGLDIKHAEDRGHRAHITDLARDLGALGAWVRLHYVYPYPHVRQLIPLMADGLILPYLDIPFQHAHPDTLKRMARPAAASKTLDEIAAWRADCPDITLRSTFIVGYPGETEAEFQTLLDWMDEAQLDRVGCFQYENVDGARSNDLPDHVPAEVKQDRWDRFMEKAQAISEAKLAAKVGQTIDVIVDDIDADGIATCRTKADAPEIDGNLFIDEGTEGLKVGEIVQVEVDEAGEYDLWGRLSRSE, encoded by the coding sequence ATGACATATCCAGTGAACCCGCCCAACCTGCGCCCGGACCTTGCCCCGAAAGCCCGGTTTTCCGAGCCGAAACGCGATGGTCAACCCACCATCGGCATGGTCAGCCTTGGCTGCCCCAAGGCGCTCGTCGACAGCGAACGCATCCTGACGCGGCTGCGCGCCGAAGGCTATGCGATCAGCCCGGATTATACCGGCGCGGATGCGGTGATCGTGAACACATGCGGCTTTCTGGATTCGGCCAAAGCGGAAAGCCTTGAGGCCATTGGTGAGGCGTTGAACGAAAACGGCCGTGTCATTGTCACCGGCTGTCTGGGCGCGGAAGAAGACTATATCCGCGGCGCCCATCCCAGCGTTCTGGCCGTCACAGGCCCGCACCAGTATGAACAGGTTCTGGATGCCGTGCACGGCGCCGTGCCGCCCAGCCCCGATCCGTTTGTGGACCTGCTGCCCGCGACCGGCGTATCGTTGACCCCGCGCCATTACAGCTATCTGAAAATTTCCGAGGGCTGCAATCACAAGTGCAAGTTCTGCATCATTCCAGACATGCGCGGCAAACTCGCCAGCCGTCCCGCCCATGCGGTGATCCGCGAGGCGGAAAAGCTGGTCGAGGCCGGCGTGAAAGAACTGCTGGTGATTTCTCAGGATACCTCGGCCTACGGCCTCGACATCAAACATGCCGAGGATCGGGGCCACCGCGCCCATATCACCGACCTGGCGCGCGATCTTGGGGCGCTCGGGGCGTGGGTCAGGCTGCACTATGTCTATCCTTATCCGCATGTGCGCCAGTTGATCCCGCTGATGGCGGACGGGCTGATCCTACCCTATCTGGACATCCCGTTCCAACACGCCCACCCCGACACCCTGAAACGCATGGCCCGCCCTGCGGCGGCATCAAAAACGCTGGACGAAATCGCAGCGTGGCGCGCGGATTGCCCCGACATCACCCTGCGGTCCACCTTCATCGTCGGCTATCCCGGCGAAACCGAGGCTGAATTCCAGACCCTGCTGGATTGGATGGACGAAGCGCAACTGGATCGCGTCGGCTGCTTTCAATATGAAAACGTCGACGGCGCGCGGTCAAACGACCTTCCAGACCACGTTCCCGCCGAGGTCAAACAAGACCGCTGGGATCGCTTCATGGAAAAAGCGCAGGCGATTTCCGAAGCCAAACTGGCCGCAAAGGTCGGCCAAACCATCGACGTGATCGTCGACGACATCGACGCAGACGGCATCGCCACCTGCCGCACCAAAGCCGACGCCCCCGAGATTGATGGAAACCTGTTTATCGACGAAGGCACCGAAGGTTTGAAGGTGGGTGAGATCGTTCAAGTCGAGGTTGATGAGGCGGGCGAGTATGATTTGTGGGGGCGGCTTAGTCGTTCGGAATAA
- a CDS encoding aspartate aminotransferase family protein, translating to MIPSLLPTYNRVDLAFEHGQGSWLVTAGGERYLDLGAGIAVNALGHAHPALVEALTEQGAKLWHVSNLYTIPQQQKLADKLVDLTFADTAFFTNSGTEACELAVKMARKHWYDKGQPERTRIIGFEGSFHGRSSAGIAAAGGEKLTKGFGPLLPGFTHLPFGDMDGLTNALSGGEVAAVIIEPVQGEGGIRPVPDDELTAIRVACDEAGALLIFDEVQCGMGRTGRLFAHEYSGVTPDIMMVAKGIGGGFPLGAVLATEDAASGMVAGTHGSTYGGNPLACAIGARVVDIIADPEFLNEVNRKAGLLRQKLEGLVAAHPNVFDAVRGTGLMLGLKCKAPNTDVLTACYGAGVLCVPAADNVLRILPALTIEDEDIAEAITRLETAAKAVEGQTQ from the coding sequence ATGATCCCGTCGCTTCTTCCAACCTATAACCGTGTTGATCTTGCGTTCGAGCATGGCCAAGGCAGCTGGCTTGTGACGGCAGGCGGCGAGCGATATCTGGATCTTGGCGCAGGGATCGCGGTGAATGCGCTGGGCCATGCCCATCCGGCGTTGGTCGAGGCGCTGACTGAGCAGGGTGCAAAACTGTGGCATGTGTCGAACCTCTATACCATTCCGCAGCAGCAGAAACTTGCAGACAAGTTGGTGGATCTGACCTTCGCGGATACCGCGTTCTTTACCAATTCAGGCACCGAAGCGTGTGAGCTTGCGGTAAAAATGGCGCGCAAACATTGGTATGACAAAGGGCAGCCAGAGCGGACGCGCATCATTGGTTTTGAAGGCTCGTTCCATGGCCGGTCGTCCGCCGGGATTGCGGCCGCGGGGGGCGAAAAGCTGACCAAGGGCTTCGGCCCGCTTCTGCCCGGCTTCACCCATCTGCCCTTCGGCGATATGGACGGGCTGACCAACGCACTGTCGGGTGGGGAAGTGGCCGCGGTCATCATCGAACCCGTGCAGGGTGAAGGCGGTATTCGCCCGGTGCCGGATGACGAGTTGACCGCGATCCGTGTGGCCTGCGACGAGGCTGGGGCGCTTTTGATTTTTGACGAGGTGCAGTGTGGCATGGGCCGGACAGGTCGGTTGTTTGCACATGAATATTCCGGCGTGACGCCTGACATCATGATGGTGGCCAAGGGTATCGGTGGCGGCTTCCCTCTGGGCGCTGTTCTGGCAACAGAAGACGCTGCCAGCGGCATGGTCGCGGGCACGCATGGATCCACCTATGGCGGCAACCCACTGGCCTGTGCGATCGGGGCGCGGGTTGTCGACATCATTGCCGATCCGGAATTCTTGAACGAAGTGAACCGCAAAGCGGGGTTGCTGCGACAAAAGCTGGAAGGACTGGTGGCAGCTCATCCAAACGTGTTCGACGCCGTTCGCGGCACAGGATTAATGTTGGGGTTGAAATGCAAAGCCCCCAATACGGATGTTCTGACAGCCTGTTACGGCGCGGGTGTGCTGTGCGTGCCAGCGGCGGATAACGTGCTGCGCATCTTGCCCGCGCTGACCATCGAAGACGAAGACATTGCCGAGGCCATCACCCGCCTTGAAACCGCTGCGAAGGCTGTGGAGGGCCAGACCCAATGA
- a CDS encoding DMT family transporter, translated as METRPTPTHNPLAAAGFMLLASSLIAGTTLMAKLVGRDSLGDPLHPLQISHGRFLFAFLAISTVVALKRPALRNANIPLHIARSVAGWTGISLMFAAVGFIPLADATAISFLNPVFAMVFAIVLLGEQVGPWRWIAAAIALIGAVVLIRPGADSFHPAAFLALAAAMVMGLEITLIKRLTGREAPLQILWINNGIGLTVATMAVIWVWVPPTPAQWTALAALGFMMALAQTCFIQSMRRADASFAVPFSYATLVFAGLYDFGVFGVVPVPTSLLGAAIIIAGGVLLVWREGRRAA; from the coding sequence ATGGAGACTCGCCCCACCCCGACCCACAACCCGTTGGCGGCAGCAGGTTTCATGCTGCTGGCATCGTCACTGATTGCTGGCACAACGCTGATGGCAAAGCTTGTCGGGCGTGATAGCTTGGGCGACCCTCTGCACCCCTTGCAAATCAGTCATGGACGGTTTCTGTTTGCGTTTCTGGCGATCAGCACGGTGGTCGCGCTCAAACGTCCGGCCCTGCGCAACGCGAATATCCCCTTGCACATCGCCCGATCTGTTGCGGGCTGGACCGGAATTTCCCTGATGTTTGCCGCGGTTGGCTTCATCCCGCTGGCCGACGCCACCGCGATCAGTTTTCTGAACCCGGTCTTCGCCATGGTGTTTGCCATCGTCTTGCTGGGGGAACAGGTGGGACCGTGGCGCTGGATCGCGGCTGCCATCGCGCTGATCGGGGCGGTCGTGCTGATCCGCCCGGGCGCGGACAGCTTTCATCCGGCCGCGTTTCTGGCACTGGCCGCCGCTATGGTCATGGGGTTGGAGATCACGCTGATCAAACGCCTGACCGGTCGGGAAGCCCCGCTGCAAATCCTGTGGATCAATAATGGCATCGGCCTGACGGTGGCAACCATGGCGGTGATCTGGGTCTGGGTGCCCCCCACACCCGCGCAATGGACGGCCCTTGCCGCCCTTGGGTTTATGATGGCATTGGCGCAAACCTGCTTTATCCAATCCATGAGGCGCGCCGATGCAAGCTTTGCCGTGCCGTTTTCCTATGCCACATTGGTTTTCGCTGGTCTGTATGATTTCGGCGTGTTTGGCGTCGTTCCCGTCCCCACCAGCCTGCTTGGGGCTGCGATCATCATCGCGGGCGGCGTGCTTCTGGTCTGGCGGGAAGGACGCAGGGCGGCCTGA
- the carB gene encoding carbamoyl-phosphate synthase large subunit codes for MPKRTDINSIMIIGAGPIIIGQACEFDYSGAQACKALREEGYRVILVNSNPATIMTDPDMADATYIEPITADVVTKIIEKERPDALLPTMGGQTGLNTALELDDLGVLDKYNVELIGAKRHAIEMAEDRKLFREAMDRLGIENPKATIANTMQECLDAIDYVGLPAIIRPAFTLGGTGGGVAYNREEYEHYCRTGLDASPVSQILIDESLLGWKEFEMEVVRDTADNAIIVCSIENVDPMGVHTGDSITVAPALTLTDKEYQLMRTHSINVLREIGVETGGSNVQWAVNPEDGRMVVIEMNPRVSRSSALASKATGFPIAKIAAKLAVGYTLDELDNDITKVTPASFEPTIDYVVTKIPRFAFEKFPGAKPELTTAMKSVGEVMSIGRTIHESLQKALASMETGLTGFDEIDIPGAPDQAAIIKAISEQRPDRILKIAQAMRFGMSNEDIQACTAYDPWFLARIREIIETEAAIKESGLPSDQAGLRKLKMMGFTDARLAKLTGFKESDVRNARRKVGVTAVFKRIDTCAAEFEAQTPYMYSTYEAPMMGEVECEARPSDRKKVVILGGGPNRIGQGIEFDYCCCHACFALTDAGYETIMINCNPETVSTDYDTSDRLYFEPLTFEHVMEILTKELENGTLHGVIVQFGGQTPLKLANALEAEGIPILGTTPDAIDLAEDRERFQALVNQLDLKQPKNGIASTDAEALAIAEDIGFPLVIRPSYVLGGRAMEIVRDMAQLERYIAEAVVVSGDSPVLLDSYLSGAVEVDVDALCDGENVHVAGIMQHIEEAGVHSGDSACSLPPYSLSAEIILGLREQSKALALALNVVGLMNVQFAVKDDEIYLIEVNPRASRTVPFVAKAVLSPIASIAARVMAGEKLDAFDLVDPEIDSYAVKEAVLPFARFPGVDTLLGPEMRSTGEVMGADKDFAMAFLKAQLGAGSMLPTEGNVFLSIKEGDKTEQLVETAKLLKDQGFTILATRGTASFLSENGVETEKVAKVYEPGRNIVDRMKDGEVHLVMNTTEGTQSVNDSREMRNVALMDKIPYFTTLAASHAAARAMKARTEREIEVRPLQGA; via the coding sequence ATGCCAAAAAGAACCGATATCAACTCAATCATGATCATCGGCGCGGGGCCTATCATCATCGGGCAAGCCTGCGAGTTTGATTATTCGGGCGCTCAGGCATGTAAAGCGCTGCGCGAGGAAGGGTATCGGGTCATCCTTGTGAACTCGAACCCGGCGACGATCATGACCGATCCGGACATGGCGGATGCGACCTATATCGAACCGATCACCGCAGATGTTGTCACCAAGATCATCGAGAAAGAACGCCCCGATGCGCTGCTGCCGACGATGGGTGGTCAGACCGGTTTGAACACGGCGTTGGAGCTGGACGATCTGGGTGTGCTGGATAAATACAATGTCGAATTGATCGGCGCGAAACGTCACGCCATTGAAATGGCCGAGGACCGCAAGTTGTTTCGCGAAGCGATGGACCGACTGGGCATCGAAAACCCGAAAGCTACCATTGCCAACACAATGCAGGAATGTCTGGACGCGATTGATTATGTCGGACTGCCCGCAATCATTCGCCCCGCTTTCACGCTTGGTGGCACCGGTGGGGGCGTGGCGTATAACCGCGAGGAATACGAGCATTATTGCCGCACCGGTCTGGACGCTTCGCCCGTCAGCCAGATTCTGATCGACGAAAGCCTGCTGGGCTGGAAAGAGTTCGAGATGGAGGTGGTGCGCGACACCGCTGACAACGCCATCATCGTCTGTTCCATCGAAAACGTGGACCCGATGGGGGTGCATACGGGCGATTCGATCACCGTCGCGCCTGCGCTGACATTGACTGACAAGGAATATCAGTTGATGCGCACGCATTCGATCAATGTACTGCGCGAGATTGGCGTGGAAACCGGCGGCTCGAACGTGCAATGGGCGGTGAACCCGGAAGACGGTCGCATGGTGGTGATCGAGATGAACCCGCGCGTGTCTCGGTCCTCCGCTTTGGCGTCCAAAGCCACCGGTTTCCCGATTGCCAAGATCGCGGCGAAACTGGCGGTGGGCTATACGCTGGACGAGCTGGACAACGACATCACCAAGGTCACGCCCGCGTCCTTTGAACCGACCATCGACTATGTCGTCACCAAAATCCCGCGCTTTGCCTTTGAGAAGTTTCCCGGTGCCAAGCCCGAACTGACCACCGCGATGAAATCGGTGGGCGAGGTCATGTCAATCGGCCGCACCATTCACGAAAGCCTGCAAAAGGCGCTGGCCTCGATGGAAACCGGCCTGACCGGATTTGACGAGATTGACATCCCCGGGGCACCGGATCAGGCTGCGATCATCAAGGCGATTTCCGAACAGCGCCCCGACCGTATTCTGAAAATCGCGCAGGCCATGCGGTTCGGCATGTCGAACGAGGATATTCAGGCCTGCACGGCGTATGACCCATGGTTCCTGGCCCGTATCCGCGAAATCATTGAGACCGAGGCCGCCATCAAGGAAAGCGGCCTGCCGTCGGACCAGGCCGGTCTGCGCAAGCTCAAGATGATGGGCTTCACCGATGCGCGCCTGGCCAAGTTGACGGGCTTCAAGGAAAGCGATGTGCGTAACGCGCGCCGCAAGGTGGGTGTGACCGCCGTGTTCAAACGCATCGACACGTGTGCTGCCGAATTTGAAGCCCAGACCCCCTATATGTATTCGACCTACGAAGCCCCCATGATGGGCGAGGTCGAATGCGAGGCACGCCCGTCCGACCGTAAGAAGGTGGTCATTCTGGGTGGCGGTCCAAACCGGATCGGGCAGGGGATCGAGTTTGATTATTGCTGCTGCCACGCCTGTTTTGCGCTGACCGACGCGGGCTATGAGACCATCATGATCAACTGCAACCCGGAAACCGTGTCGACCGATTATGACACGTCGGACCGGCTGTATTTCGAACCGCTGACCTTCGAACACGTGATGGAGATTCTGACCAAAGAGCTGGAAAACGGCACGCTGCACGGTGTGATCGTTCAGTTCGGTGGGCAGACCCCCCTGAAACTGGCCAACGCGCTGGAGGCCGAGGGCATCCCGATCCTTGGCACCACGCCGGACGCCATCGACCTGGCCGAAGACCGCGAACGGTTTCAGGCGCTGGTCAACCAGTTGGATCTGAAACAGCCGAAGAACGGTATTGCGTCGACCGACGCCGAAGCGCTGGCAATCGCAGAAGACATCGGCTTCCCGCTGGTGATCCGTCCCTCCTATGTGCTGGGTGGTCGTGCAATGGAAATCGTGCGCGACATGGCCCAATTGGAACGCTACATCGCCGAGGCCGTCGTGGTGTCGGGTGACAGCCCGGTGTTGCTGGACAGCTATCTGTCCGGTGCGGTCGAAGTGGACGTGGATGCCCTGTGCGATGGCGAAAACGTGCATGTCGCAGGCATCATGCAGCATATCGAAGAAGCAGGCGTGCATTCCGGCGACAGCGCTTGTTCGTTGCCGCCCTATTCGCTCAGCGCCGAGATCATTCTCGGGCTGCGTGAACAGTCCAAGGCGCTGGCGCTGGCGCTGAACGTGGTTGGTTTGATGAACGTGCAGTTCGCCGTGAAAGATGACGAGATCTATCTGATCGAAGTGAACCCACGCGCCTCGCGCACCGTGCCTTTCGTGGCCAAGGCGGTTCTGTCCCCCATTGCGTCCATCGCGGCGCGTGTCATGGCGGGCGAGAAGCTGGATGCGTTCGATCTGGTGGACCCCGAGATTGACAGCTATGCCGTTAAGGAAGCCGTGTTGCCGTTCGCCCGTTTCCCCGGTGTGGATACGTTGCTTGGCCCGGAAATGCGTTCGACCGGCGAAGTGATGGGGGCGGACAAGGATTTCGCCATGGCGTTCCTGAAGGCCCAGCTTGGGGCAGGGTCCATGCTGCCGACTGAAGGCAACGTGTTTTTGTCGATCAAGGAAGGTGACAAGACCGAGCAATTGGTCGAAACTGCCAAGCTTTTAAAAGATCAGGGTTTTACCATTCTCGCCACCCGCGGCACTGCATCTTTCCTGTCTGAAAATGGCGTGGAAACCGAGAAGGTCGCCAAAGTGTATGAGCCGGGCCGAAATATCGTCGACCGTATGAAGGACGGCGAGGTTCATCTGGTTATGAACACGACCGAAGGCACCCAATCGGTGAATGACAGTCGCGAAATGCGCAATGTCGCCCTGATGGACAAGATCCCGTATTTCACCACGCTTGCCGCCAGCCATGCTGCCGCGCGCGCCATGAAGGCCCGGACTGAGCGCGAGATCGAAGTCAGACCGCTTCAGGGCGCGTGA
- a CDS encoding SlyX family protein, which produces MTQLEESIAHLSRQVEELNEVVTRQDTELSKMTHRVRMLMQREAEREQANSGGVVLGDERPPHY; this is translated from the coding sequence CTGACCCAATTGGAAGAAAGCATCGCCCACCTGTCCCGCCAGGTTGAGGAGTTGAACGAGGTTGTCACGCGGCAGGATACCGAATTGTCAAAGATGACCCACCGCGTTCGTATGTTGATGCAACGCGAAGCCGAGCGGGAACAGGCCAATTCCGGTGGCGTGGTCTTGGGCGACGAACGCCCACCGCATTACTGA
- a CDS encoding glycosyltransferase family 87 protein: MNTVQAGRSNDQARMRIAIIIVLTISVLVFANGSNAPIDLASLYIAASFYDDGLYHLIYPLDGDFFWNDIPIEWQERAALSSDGISIVTPYVYPPIWVAILAPVTKFVSFDIFARVVLVINVGSFIGMIWLGFRMLKPRRVLATVWVAVSALLLLITSVSHLSLSLGQPQIFVTFLIMLAFCNLIENKPAGAGGWLALAAAIKVAPALLAIIFLMERNWRALLWFGVLGGMLGGLSILMTGWPLHAEFLDKLRELEGTILVSGINLGMDLPLLLLWQAYNGTLSLETLRIDLWPEPKWILWSVRATFLSGLIVCFFVSRNLEAHKRVWARLLTTSLVLLFTSPLGWLHYLILPMMLLPGILEFSSRRLGILTIAAVAVGYSLPLYFVLSEQSTTFVLQVFLHFILAVLLFTSILIVCVRQSQRS, from the coding sequence ATGAATACAGTACAAGCCGGACGTTCTAATGATCAGGCACGAATGAGAATTGCGATCATAATCGTTCTGACGATCAGCGTGTTGGTCTTCGCAAATGGTAGTAACGCACCCATTGATCTCGCATCTCTATATATTGCGGCGTCATTCTATGATGACGGTTTGTATCACTTGATCTATCCGCTTGATGGGGACTTCTTTTGGAATGATATCCCGATTGAATGGCAGGAACGAGCGGCGTTGTCTTCCGATGGGATATCAATTGTCACCCCTTATGTTTATCCACCAATCTGGGTCGCAATACTTGCACCTGTCACCAAATTCGTCAGCTTCGACATTTTTGCGCGGGTGGTGTTGGTGATAAATGTCGGATCATTCATCGGTATGATTTGGCTGGGTTTCAGGATGCTGAAGCCCCGTCGCGTCTTGGCGACTGTCTGGGTTGCAGTGTCTGCGTTGCTGCTGTTGATAACCAGCGTTTCCCATTTGTCTCTTAGTCTTGGGCAGCCGCAAATTTTTGTAACATTTTTGATCATGTTGGCGTTTTGTAACCTGATCGAAAATAAACCGGCTGGCGCAGGTGGCTGGCTGGCGTTGGCTGCTGCGATCAAGGTAGCTCCCGCCTTGCTGGCGATTATCTTTTTGATGGAGCGCAATTGGCGTGCTCTCCTGTGGTTCGGAGTTTTAGGGGGAATGCTGGGGGGGCTGTCCATCTTGATGACGGGCTGGCCGCTTCACGCCGAGTTTCTGGACAAACTCCGAGAGCTTGAAGGAACCATTTTGGTCAGCGGCATCAATCTGGGAATGGATTTGCCACTCTTGCTGCTTTGGCAGGCTTATAATGGAACGCTTTCTCTGGAAACGCTCAGAATCGATCTGTGGCCCGAACCAAAATGGATACTTTGGTCCGTCCGTGCGACGTTCCTTTCAGGACTGATTGTCTGCTTCTTTGTCAGTCGCAACTTAGAAGCCCATAAGCGAGTCTGGGCGCGGCTTTTGACCACTTCGTTGGTGTTGTTGTTCACAAGCCCGTTGGGGTGGTTGCATTACCTGATCTTGCCGATGATGCTGCTGCCAGGAATTCTGGAGTTCTCATCCCGTCGATTGGGAATTTTAACGATAGCGGCCGTTGCGGTCGGATATTCCTTACCGCTTTATTTCGTTCTTTCCGAGCAAAGCACCACGTTTGTGCTGCAAGTCTTTCTACATTTTATCCTGGCTGTTTTACTGTTCACATCAATTTTGATTGTTTGCGTAAGACAAAGTCAGCGAAGCTAG